The following are encoded together in the Cryptosporangium phraense genome:
- a CDS encoding NADPH-dependent F420 reductase encodes MTTIGLIGSGNIGSTIARLAVGAGHHVVLSNSRGPETLSELVRELGPRARAASAIQAAAVGDIVVVTIPLGRYPEVPVEPLVGKVVIDTMNYYPERDGQIEALDDESTTTSELLQAHLPESYVVKAFNNIFFRHLAGQVGEEDRSVLPIAGDNPGAKVAVTEFLDSIGYDAYDAGPLAEGWRFQRDTAAYVMPYAGPSKDFDGAGERVGVDSLKARLGEAVRYRDR; translated from the coding sequence ATGACGACGATCGGACTCATCGGTAGCGGGAACATCGGCAGCACCATCGCCCGGCTGGCGGTCGGCGCGGGTCACCACGTCGTACTGAGCAACAGTCGCGGGCCGGAGACGCTCTCCGAGCTGGTCCGCGAGCTCGGTCCGCGGGCCCGGGCGGCGTCCGCGATCCAGGCCGCGGCGGTCGGTGACATCGTCGTCGTGACGATCCCGCTCGGCCGGTATCCGGAGGTGCCGGTCGAGCCGCTGGTCGGGAAGGTCGTCATCGACACGATGAACTACTACCCGGAGCGCGACGGTCAGATCGAGGCCCTCGACGACGAGTCGACGACGACGAGCGAGCTGCTGCAGGCGCATCTGCCCGAGTCGTACGTGGTCAAGGCGTTCAACAACATCTTCTTCCGGCACCTGGCCGGGCAGGTGGGCGAGGAGGACCGGTCGGTGCTGCCGATCGCCGGGGACAATCCGGGCGCGAAGGTCGCGGTGACGGAGTTCCTCGACTCGATCGGGTACGACGCGTACGACGCGGGGCCGCTGGCCGAGGGCTGGCGGTTCCAGCGGGACACCGCAGCGTACGTGATGCCGTACGCCGGGCCGTCGAAGGACTTCGACGGGGCCGGTGAGCGGGTGGGGGTCGATTCGCTGAAGGCGCGGCTCGGTGAGGCGGTGCGGTACCGGGACCGGTAG
- the selD gene encoding selenide, water dikinase SelD: MTTYRLTQYAHGGGCACKIPPGELEDTVKGLIGTPVDSDHELLVGLDDGDDAAVVRTPAGAVVATADFFTPVVDDPYDWGRIAATNALSDVYAMGGRPVVAVNLLGWPRDVLPFDLVREVLRGGLDVGRAAGCHVAGGHSVDDPEPKYGMAVTGLIDPDRILRNDAGAPGVPLTLTKPLGIGVLNSRHKQTGDVFPQAVEAMTTLNDKASEAALEAGATAATDVTGFGLLGHLHKLARASGVTAEIEASAVPYLDGARDALRDGYVSGGTRRNLDWVRPHLESGLSEDELLLLADAQTSGGLLVAGELPGYPVVGRLVPAEAGVTVRVR; this comes from the coding sequence ATGACGACCTATCGGTTGACCCAGTACGCGCACGGCGGCGGCTGCGCGTGCAAGATCCCGCCCGGCGAGCTGGAAGACACCGTCAAGGGACTCATCGGAACCCCGGTCGACTCCGACCACGAGCTGCTGGTCGGCCTCGACGACGGTGACGACGCCGCGGTCGTCCGCACTCCGGCCGGCGCGGTCGTCGCGACCGCCGACTTCTTCACCCCGGTCGTCGACGACCCCTACGACTGGGGCCGCATCGCGGCCACGAACGCGCTGTCGGACGTCTACGCGATGGGCGGCCGCCCGGTCGTCGCGGTGAACCTCCTCGGCTGGCCGCGGGACGTGCTGCCGTTCGACCTGGTCCGCGAGGTCCTCCGCGGCGGTCTCGACGTCGGACGCGCGGCCGGCTGCCACGTCGCCGGCGGGCACAGCGTCGACGACCCGGAGCCCAAGTACGGCATGGCGGTCACCGGCCTGATCGACCCCGACCGGATCCTGCGCAACGACGCCGGCGCGCCCGGCGTCCCCCTCACGCTCACCAAACCGCTGGGGATCGGCGTCCTCAACTCCCGCCACAAGCAGACCGGCGACGTCTTCCCGCAGGCCGTCGAGGCCATGACGACGCTGAACGACAAGGCGTCGGAGGCCGCGCTGGAGGCCGGGGCGACCGCCGCCACCGACGTCACCGGGTTCGGGCTGCTCGGCCACCTACACAAACTGGCCCGGGCCAGCGGCGTCACCGCGGAGATCGAGGCCTCGGCGGTGCCGTACCTCGACGGTGCCCGGGACGCGCTGCGCGACGGCTATGTCAGCGGCGGCACCCGGCGCAACCTCGACTGGGTCCGCCCGCACCTGGAGTCCGGTCTGTCCGAGGACGAGCTGCTCCTGCTCGCCGACGCCCAGACCTCCGGCGGCCTGCTGGTGGCCGGTGAGCTGCCCGGCTACCCGGTCGTCGGCCGGCTAGTGCCCGCCGAGGCCGGCGTCACCGTGCGCGTCCGGTGA
- the nrfD gene encoding NrfD/PsrC family molybdoenzyme membrane anchor subunit translates to MVPRADFTSYYGRPVLKPPVWKEDIAYYFFLGGLSAGSALLAAGGDLTGRPALRRGGRLGGLAALIGGTYYLIVDLGRPDRFHHMLRVAKPTSPMSMGTWALSVFGGALGAAAATEFVPERWRVVRGLGSAAGVAAAAVAPAVASYTAVLISHTAVPFWNTAKDELPFVFVGSAAASGAGLGLIVAPRDQAGPARRLAVLGAGLELAASQRMEGRLGLVRGAIEEPTPKKFFTAARALTIGGAVGAALFARRSRTAAVLSGAALLAGSLAQRLGVFHAGVVSTEDPKYVVGPQRQQLAERERRPVSPGEGLGPKTSPDAHGDAGLGGH, encoded by the coding sequence ATGGTTCCGCGGGCCGACTTCACGTCGTACTACGGCCGGCCGGTGCTCAAGCCGCCGGTGTGGAAAGAGGACATCGCCTACTACTTCTTCCTCGGCGGGCTGTCGGCCGGGTCGGCGCTGCTGGCCGCCGGGGGTGACCTCACCGGCCGCCCGGCGCTGCGCCGCGGCGGGCGGCTCGGCGGTCTGGCCGCGCTGATCGGCGGCACGTACTACCTGATCGTCGATCTGGGCCGTCCGGACCGGTTCCACCACATGCTGCGGGTGGCCAAGCCGACGTCGCCGATGAGCATGGGCACGTGGGCGCTCTCGGTGTTCGGTGGCGCGCTGGGCGCGGCGGCGGCCACCGAGTTCGTGCCGGAGCGCTGGCGGGTCGTGCGCGGGCTGGGGTCGGCGGCCGGGGTGGCCGCGGCGGCGGTCGCGCCCGCGGTGGCCTCGTACACGGCCGTGCTGATCTCGCACACCGCGGTGCCGTTCTGGAACACCGCCAAGGACGAGCTGCCGTTCGTCTTCGTCGGCAGCGCGGCCGCCAGCGGCGCGGGTCTCGGCCTGATCGTCGCGCCGCGCGACCAGGCCGGTCCGGCGCGGAGGCTGGCCGTGCTCGGCGCCGGGCTGGAACTGGCCGCGTCGCAGCGCATGGAGGGCCGGCTCGGGCTGGTGCGCGGGGCGATCGAGGAGCCGACGCCGAAGAAGTTCTTCACCGCGGCCCGGGCCCTGACGATCGGCGGCGCGGTCGGGGCCGCGCTCTTCGCGCGCCGCTCCCGCACCGCGGCCGTGCTGTCGGGGGCCGCGCTGCTGGCCGGCAGCCTCGCGCAGCGGCTCGGCGTCTTCCATGCCGGCGTGGTGTCCACCGAAGACCCGAAGTACGTCGTCGGCCCGCAGCGGCAGCAGCTGGCCGAGCGGGAGCGCCGCCCCGTCAGCCCCGGTGAGGGGCTCGGGCCGAAGACCTCACCGGACGCGCACGGTGACGCCGGCCTCGGCGGGCACTAG
- a CDS encoding 4Fe-4S dicluster domain-containing protein — protein MNSFYGPLESPAADAGYAEPPARKGFFTDTSVCIGCKACEVACKEWNGVPDDGFNLLGMSFDNTGNLGANSWRHVAFIEQDRVLHAHDSGMAHRPTGPPAADAIAAAVAGNLSDLPSAGAELGTAPVDLGMPSTQLPGAGSGAETRQDFRWLMASDVCKHCTHAGCLDVCPTGALFRTEFGTVVVQQDICNGCGYCVSACPYGVIDRREDDGRAWKCTLCYDRLRDGQEPACAKACPTDSIQFGDLDELRARAAERVEKLHSDGVSEARLYGENPDDGVGGDGAFFLLLDEPEVYGLPPDPHVPTRDAGRMWKAAGLAGLALVAGAAASFLGGRR, from the coding sequence GTGAACAGCTTCTACGGTCCGCTGGAGAGCCCGGCCGCCGACGCCGGTTACGCCGAGCCGCCGGCCCGCAAGGGCTTCTTCACCGACACGTCGGTCTGCATCGGCTGCAAGGCCTGCGAGGTCGCCTGCAAGGAGTGGAACGGGGTCCCCGACGACGGGTTCAACCTGCTCGGGATGTCGTTCGACAACACCGGGAACCTCGGCGCGAACTCCTGGCGGCACGTCGCGTTCATCGAGCAGGACCGCGTGCTGCACGCCCACGACTCCGGGATGGCGCACCGGCCCACCGGTCCCCCGGCCGCGGACGCGATCGCCGCCGCGGTGGCCGGGAACCTCTCCGACCTGCCGTCGGCCGGGGCCGAGCTGGGCACCGCTCCGGTGGACCTCGGGATGCCGTCGACGCAGCTGCCCGGGGCGGGGTCCGGGGCCGAGACTCGTCAGGACTTCCGCTGGCTGATGGCGTCGGACGTCTGCAAGCACTGCACCCACGCCGGCTGCCTCGACGTCTGCCCGACCGGCGCGCTGTTCCGCACCGAGTTCGGCACGGTCGTCGTCCAGCAGGACATCTGCAACGGCTGCGGCTACTGCGTCTCCGCCTGCCCCTACGGGGTCATCGACCGCCGCGAGGACGACGGCCGGGCCTGGAAGTGCACGCTCTGCTACGACCGCCTGCGCGACGGGCAGGAGCCCGCCTGTGCGAAGGCCTGCCCGACCGACTCGATCCAGTTCGGTGATCTGGACGAATTGCGAGCCCGCGCGGCCGAGCGGGTGGAGAAACTGCACTCCGACGGCGTCAGCGAAGCGCGGTTGTACGGCGAGAACCCCGACGACGGGGTCGGCGGCGACGGCGCGTTCTTCCTGCTGCTCGACGAGCCCGAGGTGTACGGCCTGCCGCCGGACCCGCACGTGCCGACCCGGGACGCGGGCCGGATGTGGAAGGCGGCCGGGCTGGCCGGGCTCGCGCTGGTGGCCGGCGCGGCCGCGTCGTTCCTGGGCGGACGCCGATGA
- the fdh gene encoding formate dehydrogenase codes for MGVRTWIESWPVYRQLTGTDPLGRGAATQSPRSKSLVPRTAEADRVAHSVCPYCAVGCAQNVYVTDDEVVQIEGNPDSPHSRGRLCPKGSASKQLVTGPQREQKVLYRAPYATEWTELELEKAMDMVTDRFLDARKRGWQDTDEHGNVVRRTLGLASLGGATLDNEENYLIKKLFTAAGAIQIENQARIUHSATVPGLGTSFGRGGATNTQQDLANADCIVIMGSNMAEAHPVGFQWVIEAKNRGARIIHVDPRFTRTSALAHQYVSLRAGSDVVFLGGVVNYILSNDKDFREYVCAYTNAATLVSDQFQDTDELDGLFSGYDPETASYDQTSWQYRGAEKDTEAEGQSSSEAKEQATGLQHESGGPPLHGPTHPPTDPTLQDPNCVFQILKRHFARYTPEMVQEVCGVAPEDFLQVCEAWTANSGRERTSAVVYAVGWTQHTTGVQFIRTAAIIQLLLGNMGRPGGGIMAMRGHASIQGSTDIPTLFNLLPGYLPMPSASTHKDLKSYIDGIVGDKQKGFWANADAYTVSLLKEYWGSKATKDNDFCYDYLPRLTGDHGTYRTVMDMVDGKVSGYFLLGQNPAVGSAHGKLQRLGMANLDWLVVRDLAMIESATFWKDSPEIETGEIVPEQCKTEVFFFPAAAHTEKEGTFTQTQRMLQWREKATEPKGDQRSELWFFYHLGRRLKAALAGSTDPRDRPIQDLDWSYGFTPDPERGDEPDGASVLKAINGYDLTTGELLPGYMQLKADGSTACGCWIYSGVFADGVNQADRRKPRGEQDETAAEWGWAWPYNRRILYNRASADPQGRPWSERKKYVWWDEEKGEWTGRDVPDFEKTKPPSYVPDPDATGVAALRGDDPFIMQADGKGWLFAPSGLQDGPLPTHYEPHESPFPNALYKQAGNPTRKVYGRSDNLSDPSPPEQHSEVFPFVLTTSRLTEHHTAGGMSRTLPYLSELQPALTLEVSPELARLRGLEHLGWATIVTARTAIEARVMVTDRMTPLRVMNRTVHQVWLPYHWGATGLVTGDVANDLFGVALDPNVLIQESKVATCDVRPGRRPRGPALLTYVQDYRDRAGITTETGTHVQTGGPAHVEGDE; via the coding sequence GTGGGCGTGCGTACCTGGATCGAGAGCTGGCCGGTCTACCGGCAGCTGACCGGTACCGACCCGCTGGGCCGCGGAGCCGCGACGCAGTCGCCCCGCTCGAAGTCCCTCGTCCCGCGCACCGCGGAAGCCGACCGGGTCGCGCACTCGGTCTGCCCGTACTGCGCGGTCGGCTGCGCGCAGAACGTGTACGTCACCGACGACGAGGTCGTGCAGATCGAGGGCAACCCCGACTCGCCGCACAGCCGCGGGCGCCTGTGCCCCAAGGGTTCGGCCAGCAAGCAGCTGGTCACCGGGCCGCAGCGCGAGCAGAAGGTCCTCTACCGGGCGCCGTACGCGACCGAGTGGACCGAGCTCGAGCTCGAGAAGGCCATGGACATGGTCACCGACCGGTTCCTGGACGCCCGGAAGCGCGGCTGGCAAGACACCGACGAGCACGGCAACGTCGTCCGGAGGACGCTGGGGCTGGCCAGCCTGGGCGGGGCCACGCTCGACAACGAAGAGAACTACCTGATCAAGAAGCTGTTCACGGCGGCCGGCGCGATCCAGATCGAGAACCAGGCCCGTATTTGACACTCCGCCACGGTCCCCGGTCTGGGGACCTCGTTCGGGCGCGGCGGCGCGACCAACACGCAGCAGGACCTGGCCAACGCCGACTGCATCGTCATCATGGGCTCGAACATGGCCGAGGCCCACCCGGTGGGCTTCCAGTGGGTGATCGAGGCCAAGAACCGGGGCGCGCGGATCATCCACGTCGACCCGCGGTTCACCCGGACGAGCGCACTGGCGCACCAGTACGTCTCGCTGCGGGCCGGTAGCGACGTCGTCTTCCTGGGCGGCGTGGTCAACTACATCCTCAGCAACGACAAGGACTTCCGCGAGTACGTCTGCGCCTACACGAACGCGGCGACGCTGGTCAGCGACCAGTTCCAGGACACCGACGAGCTCGACGGCCTGTTCAGCGGCTACGACCCGGAGACGGCCAGCTACGACCAGACGTCCTGGCAGTACCGGGGCGCCGAGAAGGACACCGAGGCCGAGGGGCAGAGCAGCTCCGAGGCCAAGGAGCAGGCCACCGGGCTGCAGCACGAGTCCGGCGGTCCCCCGCTGCACGGGCCGACGCACCCGCCGACCGACCCGACGCTGCAGGACCCGAATTGCGTGTTCCAGATCCTCAAGCGGCACTTCGCCCGGTACACGCCGGAGATGGTCCAGGAGGTGTGCGGGGTCGCGCCCGAGGACTTCCTCCAGGTCTGCGAGGCCTGGACGGCCAACTCCGGTCGCGAGCGGACGTCGGCGGTCGTCTACGCGGTGGGCTGGACCCAGCACACGACCGGCGTGCAGTTCATCCGCACCGCGGCGATCATCCAGCTGCTGCTCGGCAACATGGGCCGGCCCGGCGGCGGCATCATGGCGATGCGCGGTCACGCCAGCATCCAAGGCTCCACCGACATCCCGACGCTGTTCAACCTGCTGCCCGGGTACCTGCCGATGCCCAGCGCGTCGACGCACAAGGACCTGAAGAGCTACATCGACGGCATCGTCGGCGACAAGCAGAAGGGTTTCTGGGCCAACGCCGACGCGTACACGGTGTCGCTGCTGAAGGAGTACTGGGGCTCGAAAGCCACGAAAGACAACGACTTCTGCTACGACTACCTGCCCCGGCTGACCGGCGACCACGGCACCTACCGCACGGTCATGGACATGGTCGACGGCAAGGTCAGCGGCTACTTCCTGCTCGGCCAGAACCCGGCCGTCGGGTCGGCGCACGGCAAGCTCCAGCGGCTGGGGATGGCCAACCTCGACTGGCTGGTCGTCCGCGACCTGGCGATGATCGAGAGCGCCACGTTCTGGAAGGACTCGCCCGAGATCGAGACCGGCGAGATCGTCCCGGAGCAGTGCAAGACCGAGGTGTTCTTCTTCCCGGCCGCCGCGCACACCGAGAAGGAGGGCACGTTCACCCAGACCCAGCGGATGCTTCAGTGGCGCGAGAAGGCGACCGAGCCGAAGGGCGACCAGCGGTCCGAGCTCTGGTTCTTCTACCACCTGGGCCGCCGCCTCAAGGCCGCGCTGGCCGGTTCGACCGACCCGCGCGACCGGCCGATCCAGGACCTGGACTGGAGCTACGGCTTCACCCCCGACCCCGAGCGAGGCGACGAGCCCGACGGCGCGTCGGTGCTCAAGGCGATCAACGGCTACGACCTGACGACCGGCGAGCTGCTGCCGGGCTACATGCAGCTCAAGGCCGACGGGTCGACCGCCTGCGGCTGCTGGATCTACTCGGGCGTCTTCGCCGACGGCGTCAACCAGGCCGACCGCCGCAAGCCCCGCGGCGAGCAGGACGAGACCGCGGCCGAGTGGGGCTGGGCCTGGCCGTACAACCGGCGCATCCTCTACAACCGCGCGTCCGCCGACCCGCAGGGCCGGCCGTGGAGCGAGCGCAAGAAGTACGTCTGGTGGGACGAGGAGAAGGGCGAATGGACCGGTAGGGACGTCCCCGACTTCGAGAAGACCAAGCCGCCGTCGTACGTCCCCGACCCGGACGCGACCGGCGTCGCCGCGCTCCGCGGCGACGACCCGTTCATCATGCAGGCCGACGGGAAGGGCTGGCTGTTCGCGCCGAGCGGGCTGCAGGACGGGCCGCTGCCGACGCACTACGAGCCGCACGAGTCGCCGTTCCCGAACGCGCTGTACAAGCAGGCCGGGAACCCGACCCGGAAGGTGTACGGCCGGTCCGACAACCTGTCCGACCCGTCGCCGCCGGAGCAGCACTCCGAGGTGTTCCCGTTCGTGCTCACGACCTCGCGGCTGACCGAGCACCACACGGCGGGCGGGATGAGCCGCACGCTGCCCTACCTCTCGGAGCTACAGCCGGCGCTGACGCTCGAGGTCTCCCCCGAGCTGGCCCGCCTGCGCGGGCTCGAGCACCTGGGCTGGGCGACGATCGTCACCGCGCGCACGGCGATCGAGGCGCGGGTGATGGTCACCGACCGGATGACGCCGCTGCGGGTGATGAACCGGACCGTGCACCAGGTCTGGCTGCCCTATCACTGGGGGGCGACCGGGCTGGTGACCGGCGACGTCGCGAACGACCTGTTCGGCGTGGCGCTCGACCCGAACGTGCTGATCCAGGAGTCCAAGGTGGCCACCTGCGACGTCCGGCCCGGACGGCGTCCGCGCGGGCCGGCGTTGCTGACCTACGTGCAGGACTACCGTGACCGGGCAGGCATCACCACCGAGACCGGCACCCACGTGCAGACGGGCGGCCCGGCGCACGTGGAAGGCGACGAGTGA
- a CDS encoding SDR family NAD(P)-dependent oxidoreductase: protein MRFADRVALVTGGGSGIGRAVAVALAHEGASVVVTGRSSAGLRETVALIDGPALAVPADVTDPDAMDALFARIADEYGRLDTAVNSAGTIGAAGPVGDVDRAEWQRLLDVNLTGVLVSMQYEIAAMRGPGRTGGTIVNVASNLGAHRRMAGLGAYAASKAAVSALTRAAALDHIREGIRINAVSPGPADTAMSLRPGEGPSDRDARLRAHSPIGRVGGLDEIASAVLYLASAESGYAVGTDLVVDGGAAA, encoded by the coding sequence ATGCGCTTTGCCGACCGTGTCGCGCTGGTGACCGGTGGAGGCAGCGGCATCGGCCGCGCCGTCGCGGTCGCCCTGGCCCACGAGGGTGCGTCCGTCGTCGTGACCGGCCGGTCGTCCGCCGGGCTGCGGGAGACCGTCGCCCTGATCGACGGTCCCGCTCTCGCGGTTCCGGCCGACGTCACCGATCCGGACGCGATGGACGCGCTGTTCGCCCGCATCGCCGACGAGTACGGACGGCTCGACACGGCCGTGAACAGCGCGGGCACGATCGGGGCGGCCGGTCCCGTCGGCGACGTCGACCGGGCCGAGTGGCAGCGGCTGCTCGACGTCAACCTGACCGGCGTCCTCGTCTCGATGCAGTACGAGATCGCGGCGATGCGCGGTCCAGGCCGCACGGGCGGCACCATCGTCAACGTGGCGTCGAACCTCGGCGCGCACCGGCGGATGGCCGGACTGGGCGCGTACGCGGCCTCCAAGGCCGCGGTCAGCGCGCTGACCAGGGCGGCGGCGCTGGACCACATCCGGGAGGGAATCCGGATCAACGCGGTCAGCCCGGGGCCGGCCGACACCGCGATGTCGCTGCGGCCCGGGGAGGGACCGTCCGACCGCGACGCCCGGTTGCGCGCGCACTCGCCGATCGGCCGGGTCGGCGGCCTGGACGAGATCGCCTCCGCGGTCCTCTACCTGGCCTCGGCCGAGAGCGGGTACGCGGTCGGCACCGACCTGGTGGTCGACGGCGGCGCCGCCGCCTGA
- a CDS encoding TetR/AcrR family transcriptional regulator, with amino-acid sequence MARAKEFDPDTALDAALMLFWERGYEATSMADLVERLGVARASLYATFGGKHALYLAALDRYRGLTDPVVLAELSRPGPVLPAVRALVRRYAAEAAGPDAGRGCFVVNTAVELAPHDEAATRRVQASWDHLEAVLAAALTRAAAQDELPGRDPVALARCLLVFLQGLRVAGRAATEPERLADAVDQILTLLSFGNDRS; translated from the coding sequence ATGGCCAGAGCCAAGGAGTTCGACCCCGACACCGCGCTGGACGCGGCGCTGATGCTGTTCTGGGAGCGCGGCTACGAGGCCACCTCGATGGCCGACCTGGTCGAGCGCCTCGGCGTCGCCCGGGCCAGCCTGTACGCGACGTTCGGCGGCAAGCACGCGCTCTACCTGGCCGCGCTCGACCGGTACCGCGGGCTGACCGACCCGGTCGTGCTGGCCGAGCTGTCCCGGCCCGGCCCGGTCCTGCCCGCGGTCCGCGCGCTGGTCCGGCGGTACGCCGCCGAAGCGGCCGGTCCCGACGCCGGCCGGGGCTGCTTCGTGGTGAACACCGCGGTCGAGCTCGCGCCGCACGACGAGGCCGCCACCCGGCGGGTCCAGGCCAGTTGGGACCACCTCGAGGCCGTGCTCGCGGCCGCGCTGACCCGCGCCGCGGCCCAAGACGAGCTGCCCGGGCGCGACCCGGTCGCGCTGGCCCGCTGCCTGCTGGTCTTCCTGCAGGGCCTGCGCGTCGCCGGCCGGGCCGCGACCGAGCCCGAGCGGCTCGCCGACGCGGTCGACCAGATCCTCACTTTGCTCAGTTTCGGGAACGATCGATCTTGA
- a CDS encoding methyl-accepting chemotaxis protein, translated as MSEATGTARRRLFADLPVSRKMLLVVSVVCVLLLVVGVVGLLRLRDTQDRLEGMYRDSLQAVFDLGSVDADVRESRIQLLNMLIASDAAGITKARTAMAAADADLDRNWQAYIATDMTGRERARDAFAAALTSFRQLRNTELVPLALANRDDQFIAVREAKATPLTTAMQSALGDLRRIEDAAAVSSMKTAQSAYTAARMLIIGLIVLGILAGTALAMLVGRSIARALGRTVAVLEGMAQGRLDQRVEVTSRDEVGRMSVALNVATDRLAAVLRDVDGNVAALVGASDELTTTATQLRGNADESAARAESASSASETITQNILTVASGSDEIGASIAEIARNTSEAASVASSAVQSTAHTESVLRQLGESSEEINTVVRQITAIAEQTNLLALNATIEAARAGESGKGFAVVANEVKDLAQETARATEDIAGRVAAIQRDSTAAVSAIGEITDVINRINDAQSTIAAAVEEQSATTTEMSRNVNEVATRSRDISDNVSGVADIAAQTTRGAATAADTATRLTGIASAVRSSLASLQY; from the coding sequence ATGTCCGAGGCCACGGGGACCGCACGACGACGTCTCTTCGCCGACCTGCCGGTGTCCCGGAAGATGCTGCTCGTCGTCTCGGTGGTGTGCGTGCTGCTGCTGGTCGTCGGCGTGGTCGGCCTGTTGCGGCTGCGCGACACCCAGGACCGGCTCGAGGGCATGTACCGCGACTCGCTGCAGGCCGTGTTCGACCTCGGTTCGGTCGACGCCGACGTCCGGGAGTCCCGGATCCAGCTGCTCAACATGCTTATCGCGTCGGACGCCGCCGGTATCACGAAGGCGCGGACCGCGATGGCGGCCGCGGACGCCGATCTGGACCGGAACTGGCAGGCCTACATCGCGACCGACATGACCGGCCGGGAGCGGGCGCGCGACGCGTTCGCGGCCGCGCTGACGTCGTTCCGGCAGCTCCGGAACACCGAGCTGGTGCCGCTCGCGCTGGCCAACCGGGACGACCAGTTCATCGCCGTCCGCGAAGCCAAGGCGACGCCGCTGACGACCGCGATGCAGTCCGCGCTCGGCGACCTGCGCCGCATCGAGGACGCCGCCGCGGTGTCGTCGATGAAGACGGCCCAGAGCGCCTACACGGCGGCCCGGATGCTGATCATCGGGCTGATCGTGCTCGGGATCCTGGCCGGCACCGCGCTGGCGATGCTCGTCGGCCGGTCGATCGCGCGCGCTCTCGGGCGGACGGTCGCGGTGCTCGAAGGCATGGCCCAGGGGCGGCTCGACCAGCGCGTCGAGGTGACCAGCCGGGACGAGGTCGGACGGATGAGCGTCGCGCTCAACGTCGCCACCGACCGGCTGGCCGCGGTGCTGCGTGACGTCGACGGAAACGTCGCCGCGCTGGTCGGCGCGTCCGACGAGCTCACGACCACCGCCACCCAGCTGCGCGGCAACGCCGACGAGTCGGCTGCCCGGGCCGAGTCGGCGTCCTCGGCGTCGGAGACGATCACCCAGAACATCCTCACGGTGGCCAGCGGCTCGGACGAGATCGGCGCGTCGATCGCCGAGATCGCCCGCAACACCAGCGAGGCCGCGTCGGTGGCCTCCTCGGCCGTGCAGTCCACCGCGCACACGGAGTCGGTGCTGCGTCAGCTCGGGGAGTCGTCCGAGGAGATCAACACGGTCGTCCGGCAGATCACCGCGATCGCCGAGCAGACGAACCTGCTGGCGCTGAACGCGACGATCGAGGCGGCCCGGGCCGGGGAGAGCGGCAAGGGGTTCGCGGTCGTCGCGAACGAGGTGAAGGACCTGGCCCAGGAGACCGCGCGGGCGACCGAGGACATCGCCGGGCGGGTGGCGGCGATCCAGCGCGACTCGACCGCGGCCGTCTCGGCGATCGGCGAGATCACCGACGTCATCAACCGGATCAACGACGCGCAGAGCACGATCGCGGCCGCGGTCGAGGAGCAGTCGGCGACGACGACCGAGATGAGCCGGAACGTGAACGAGGTCGCGACCCGGTCGCGCGACATCAGCGACAACGTGTCGGGGGTCGCCGACATCGCCGCGCAGACCACCCGCGGGGCCGCCACGGCCGCCGACACCGCGACCCGGTTGACCGGGATCGCGTCGGCGGTCCGCAGCAGCCTGGCGAGCCTGCAGTACTAG
- a CDS encoding mycofactocin-coupled SDR family oxidoreductase has protein sequence MGTLEGKVAFITGAARGQGRSHAVRLAREGADIIAVDLCAQLDTVAYPMATPDDLRETVAQVEALDRRIHAVRADVRDLGALTTAVADGQAQLGPIDIIIANAGIAAFGETGATDEQTFRDVIDINLVGVWNTVTAAVPSLIEKGAGSVVLTSSTQGLKGTGGNGDPGGSAYAAAKHGVVGLMRTFTNWLGPLGIRVNSIHPTGVNTPMIVNDVMAAMFADPTAMNDAVSNLMPVPMVEAIDVSNAIAWLVSDEARYVTGVTLPVDAGFNAK, from the coding sequence ATGGGAACACTCGAGGGCAAAGTCGCCTTCATCACCGGCGCCGCTCGCGGCCAGGGCCGCAGCCACGCCGTCCGGCTGGCCCGCGAAGGCGCCGACATCATCGCCGTCGATCTGTGCGCTCAGCTCGACACCGTCGCCTACCCGATGGCGACCCCGGACGACCTGCGGGAGACCGTCGCCCAGGTCGAGGCCCTCGACCGGCGGATCCACGCGGTCCGGGCCGACGTCCGTGACCTCGGCGCGCTCACGACGGCCGTGGCCGACGGGCAGGCGCAGCTCGGGCCGATCGACATCATCATCGCGAACGCCGGCATCGCCGCCTTCGGCGAGACCGGGGCCACCGACGAGCAGACGTTCCGCGACGTCATCGACATCAACCTCGTCGGCGTCTGGAACACGGTGACCGCCGCGGTGCCGAGCCTGATCGAGAAGGGCGCCGGGTCGGTCGTGCTGACCAGCTCCACCCAGGGCCTCAAGGGCACCGGCGGCAACGGCGACCCGGGCGGCTCGGCCTACGCCGCCGCCAAGCACGGGGTCGTCGGGCTCATGCGGACGTTCACCAACTGGCTCGGCCCGCTGGGCATCCGGGTCAACTCGATCCACCCGACCGGCGTCAACACCCCGATGATCGTCAACGACGTGATGGCCGCGATGTTCGCGGACCCGACCGCGATGAACGACGCGGTCAGCAACCTGATGCCGGTGCCGATGGTCGAGGCGATCGACGTCAGCAACGCGATCGCCTGGCTGGTCAGCGACGAGGCCCGCTACGTCACCGGCGTCACCCTGCCCGTCGATGCGGGATTCAACGCCAAGTAG